ATTATTATACAAGGAAATTCCAATCTTCATACTTTTATTCATTTAAAATATAATAAACATTGGATTGCTGGATCTGGAAATCCAGGTAAAAAAAATAATATTACCGGAAAAAATGGTAAAAATTTATTTATAGAAGTTCCTATAGGGACTATAATTAAAGATATCAATAAAAATATTTTAGTAGAAATAACTAAAAATAATCAAAAAATAATTTTATTTAAAGGAGGAAAAGGAGGAAAAGGAAATATTTTTTTTAAAAATTTGAAATATCGATTTCCATTTTATGCCCAATCAGGAATAAAAACTATAGGAAATTGGATTTTTTTAGAATTAAAAATTTTAGCAGATGTTGGTTTAATTGGATTTCCAAATTCTGGAAAATCAACTTTACTTTCTATAATTACAAAAGCAAAACCAAAAATAGGAAATTTTCCTTTTACAACTAAAATACCTAATTTAGGAATAGTTAAAATGAATTATGATACTTTTTTAGTAGCCGATATTCCTGGTATTATAGAAAAAGCTTCACAAGGTAAAGGATTAGGGTATACTTTTCTAAGACATATAGAACGTAATCTTGTTCTATTATTTTTAATTTCTGCAGAAACAAAAAATAATAAAATGGAATATTTCATATTATTGAATGAATTAAAAAAATTTAATCGAAAATTGTTAAATAAAAAACGTTTATTAGTTATTTCTAAATCAGATTTAATTGATAATGAAATAAAAAAAAGTATAAAAAATATTTTTATAAAATTAGGAGAAAATATTATTTTTATTTCTTCTTTTACAAAAGAAGGAATAATTCAATTAAAAAATAAATTATGGAATTTAATTCAAGAATTAAGAGTAAAATAATTTTTTTATAACCATATTTTTATCTATATTCAAATTTTTTTTAGATTCTTTCATTTCAAATATATAATCTACAAAAATTTTTTCACAAAAAGTACGTAATCCTCTAGCTCCTAATCCTAATTGAATTGTTTTATCTACAATAATATCCAAAGCATCATCCGTAATATTCATGGATATTTCATCCATATTAAATAGTTTTTTATATTGTTTTATTAAAGCATTTTTTGGTTCAATTAAAATTTTTTTTAATGTAACTTTATTTAATGGATCTAAATAGGTGATAATAGGAAATCTACCAATAAGTTCTGGAATTAATCCGAATTTTCTAAGATCATTAGCTATAATATTTTGCAAATAATTTTTATTTTTTTTTTCTTTTTTTTTGTTTTTTGTAATAAATCCAATAGAAAATTGATTAATTCTATCGGATATAATTTTTTCTATACTATCAAATGTACCTCCAGCAATAAACAATATATTATCGGTATTAATTTGAATCATTTTTTGATCTGGATGTTTACGACCTCCTTGTGGGGGAACATTAATAATGGAACCTTCTAATAACTTTAGCAAAGCTTGTTGAACACCTTCTCCGGATACATCTCTAGTAATAGATGGATTATTTGTTTTTCTAGAAATTTTATCAATTTCATCTATAAAAACAATTCCTTTTTCAGCATGATTGATATCGTAATTTACAGATTGTAATAATCTCGTTAATATAGACTCTACATCTTCTCCAACATATCCTGCTTCAGTTAAAGTAGTTGCATCAGCTATAGTAAAAGGAACTTTTAATAGTTTTGAAATACTTTTAGCGAGTAAAGTTTTTCCAGTTCCAGTATTCCCTATCAATAAAATATTAGATTTTTCTATTTCTATATCATCTTTATTTTTATTTTGATCGTATTGGATACGTTTATAATGATTATATACGGCAACGGAAATAATTTTTTTTGCTTCATTTTGTCCTATAATATATTTATCTAAAAAATCTTTTATTTCTTTAGGTTTTTTTATTTGTATTTTTTGATTTTTTATATTATATCCTTTTTCTTTTTCTTCAAAATTTTTTTTTTCCGTAGAAAATTTTCTATGAATTATAGAATATGTTTTTTCTATACAAAAATTACAAATATGACCATTAATACCTGATATTAGAAATGTTATTTCATCTTTTTTCCTACCACAAAAATTACATTTTAAAAAATTTTCCATAAAAATATTAAGGATAGAGAATACATGGAGTAAGCAAACCTATATCACATCGCTACAACCTTAATTACCTTTGCTGTGTTCCCACCCTGGAGGATTCATAGGGAGCTGATTGTATAGAGCTTACTCCAAGTTTGGCAAATATAAAAAAAAATTATAAATTCTTTTTTTTAAAAATATATATTTTTTGTTTTTTTAATAGTTAATAATCAGATAATCAAGTAATAAAAAAATAAAAAAAATAATAAAAAATTATTTCATGGGGATTAAGTATGTTTTTGTTACTGGTGGTGTAACTTCTTCATTGGGTAAAGGAATTATTTCGGCTTCTTTAGGAATGTTATTGAAAAGTAGAGGATATAAAATTACAATTCAAAAATTAGATCCTTATTTTAATGTAGATCCAGGTACATTAAATCCTTATGAACATGGAGAATGTTTCGTAACTCAAGATGGAGCTGAAACGGATTTAGATTTAGGTCATTATGAGCGTTTTTTAGATCAACCTACTACTAAAGATAATAATGTTACTTCAGGTCTTATATATAAAACTGTCATTGATAATGAACGAAAAGGTTTTTATT
The nucleotide sequence above comes from Blattabacterium clevelandi. Encoded proteins:
- the obgE gene encoding GTPase ObgE, producing the protein MKNNFIDFIKIYCKSGDGGKGCIHFHKKKYIKKGIPDGGSGGKGGNIIIQGNSNLHTFIHLKYNKHWIAGSGNPGKKNNITGKNGKNLFIEVPIGTIIKDINKNILVEITKNNQKIILFKGGKGGKGNIFFKNLKYRFPFYAQSGIKTIGNWIFLELKILADVGLIGFPNSGKSTLLSIITKAKPKIGNFPFTTKIPNLGIVKMNYDTFLVADIPGIIEKASQGKGLGYTFLRHIERNLVLLFLISAETKNNKMEYFILLNELKKFNRKLLNKKRLLVISKSDLIDNEIKKSIKNIFIKLGENIIFISSFTKEGIIQLKNKLWNLIQELRVK
- the clpX gene encoding ATP-dependent Clp protease ATP-binding subunit ClpX, producing the protein MENFLKCNFCGRKKDEITFLISGINGHICNFCIEKTYSIIHRKFSTEKKNFEEKEKGYNIKNQKIQIKKPKEIKDFLDKYIIGQNEAKKIISVAVYNHYKRIQYDQNKNKDDIEIEKSNILLIGNTGTGKTLLAKSISKLLKVPFTIADATTLTEAGYVGEDVESILTRLLQSVNYDINHAEKGIVFIDEIDKISRKTNNPSITRDVSGEGVQQALLKLLEGSIINVPPQGGRKHPDQKMIQINTDNILFIAGGTFDSIEKIISDRINQFSIGFITKNKKKEKKNKNYLQNIIANDLRKFGLIPELIGRFPIITYLDPLNKVTLKKILIEPKNALIKQYKKLFNMDEISMNITDDALDIIVDKTIQLGLGARGLRTFCEKIFVDYIFEMKESKKNLNIDKNMVIKKLFYS